One Candidatus Korarchaeum sp. DNA segment encodes these proteins:
- a CDS encoding ornithine cyclodeaminase family protein, which yields MVHDVLYLSYQDVVSLSIGLDSIIEAVEDAFKQKGMGLVEMPPKPGIHPRRDSFIHAMPAYLRGIDAAGLKWISGYPENPKRGLPYITGVFVLNDPDTGLPLAIMDATWLTAYRTAGATAVASKYLARRDSEVLAILGCGTQGRSNTIMLTRVLPLKVVKAYDVNAKSLESYESFVKERTDLKVIRASSPREALEGSDVVVTAGPILKEPNPVIEADWVKPGASAFPLDFDSYWKSSAIASMDKFYTDDVAQFNYYVREGWIRPVERVSGELAEVVAGAKPGREREDERIMCMNLGLAILDVAVGKLIYEEAMRRKAGKLLPFL from the coding sequence ATGGTACACGATGTGCTCTACCTCTCCTATCAGGACGTGGTCTCCCTGAGCATAGGCCTGGATTCAATCATAGAGGCCGTTGAGGACGCGTTCAAGCAGAAGGGGATGGGACTAGTCGAGATGCCACCTAAACCCGGTATACACCCTAGGAGGGACTCTTTCATACATGCTATGCCCGCTTACCTGAGAGGAATCGATGCCGCTGGCTTGAAGTGGATCTCAGGGTATCCCGAGAACCCCAAGAGGGGGCTCCCGTACATAACGGGGGTGTTCGTGCTCAACGATCCCGATACCGGATTGCCCTTAGCCATCATGGATGCCACCTGGCTAACGGCCTACAGGACGGCTGGGGCTACGGCAGTAGCATCTAAGTACCTAGCTAGGAGGGACAGTGAGGTTCTAGCTATACTGGGGTGCGGTACTCAGGGGCGATCGAACACGATCATGCTGACCAGGGTCCTGCCCCTCAAGGTGGTTAAGGCTTACGATGTGAACGCTAAATCCCTTGAGAGCTACGAGTCTTTCGTTAAGGAGAGAACCGATCTGAAGGTGATCAGGGCTTCCTCTCCGAGGGAGGCTTTGGAGGGATCCGATGTCGTTGTGACCGCCGGTCCAATACTGAAGGAACCTAACCCCGTGATAGAAGCTGATTGGGTAAAGCCTGGGGCTTCAGCCTTCCCACTGGACTTCGATTCTTACTGGAAGTCCTCAGCTATAGCTTCTATGGACAAGTTCTACACGGATGATGTGGCCCAGTTCAATTATTACGTGCGGGAGGGGTGGATAAGGCCCGTGGAGAGGGTATCGGGTGAGCTGGCTGAGGTCGTTGCTGGAGCGAAGCCGGGAAGGGAGAGGGAAGATGAGAGGATAATGTGCATGAACCTGGGGTTAGCGATACTGGACGTAGCCGTCGGCAAGCTCATCTATGAGGAAGCCATGAGGAGGAAGGCCGGTAAGCTCCTCCCCTTCCTTTGA
- a CDS encoding proline racemase family protein translates to MRALDRMRDWVPPSEWLAVTTIETHTAGEPLRIVTSGIPEIPGRSVLEKRRYFMENLDHLRRALILEPRGHADMYGAVITEPSSKEAHFGVIFMHNEGYSTGCGHAVIALAKVAVLTGIVEVAEPTTEVRIETPSGLVRAFVEVRDGKVGGVRFQNVPSFVYALDNEVEVDGIGRVRYDLAFGGAFYAFVNAEDLGLRCVPDDYRRLIDAGMRVKRAVMRSLEVRHPFEEDLSFLYGTIFVCPPESEGSHSRHVTVFAEGEVDRCPTGTGVSARLPILLARGEVGVGEELVFESIINTKFTGRIVGLVRYGPYDAVIPEVGGDAHVIAKNTFLLDPEDPLRYGFLLR, encoded by the coding sequence ATGAGAGCGCTCGATAGGATGAGGGACTGGGTGCCGCCGAGTGAGTGGTTGGCGGTGACCACGATAGAGACTCACACGGCGGGGGAGCCCCTGAGGATAGTGACCTCAGGCATTCCCGAGATTCCGGGGAGGAGCGTGCTGGAGAAGAGGAGGTACTTCATGGAGAACCTTGATCACCTGAGGAGGGCCCTTATACTGGAGCCGAGGGGGCACGCTGACATGTACGGTGCTGTGATAACTGAGCCCTCGTCGAAGGAAGCTCACTTCGGTGTCATATTCATGCACAACGAGGGCTACAGTACCGGTTGCGGACACGCTGTAATCGCCTTAGCTAAGGTCGCTGTCCTCACTGGTATAGTGGAGGTAGCTGAGCCCACGACCGAGGTGAGGATAGAGACCCCCTCCGGTCTGGTAAGGGCCTTCGTCGAGGTGAGGGATGGCAAGGTAGGTGGGGTGAGGTTCCAGAACGTACCCTCATTCGTTTACGCTCTGGATAATGAGGTGGAGGTCGATGGTATCGGAAGAGTGAGGTACGATCTAGCTTTCGGAGGGGCATTTTACGCCTTCGTTAACGCTGAGGATCTGGGATTGAGGTGCGTTCCCGATGACTACAGGAGGCTCATAGATGCGGGGATGAGGGTTAAGAGGGCTGTCATGAGGAGCCTCGAAGTGAGGCATCCGTTTGAGGAGGACCTCAGCTTCCTTTACGGGACCATATTCGTCTGCCCTCCTGAGAGTGAGGGCTCTCACAGCAGACACGTGACTGTGTTCGCTGAGGGCGAGGTCGATAGATGCCCCACAGGTACTGGAGTGAGCGCTAGGCTACCTATACTTCTGGCCAGAGGTGAGGTGGGAGTGGGGGAGGAGCTGGTCTTCGAGAGCATAATAAACACGAAGTTCACCGGGAGGATAGTCGGTTTGGTGAGATACGGTCCCTACGATGCTGTAATACCGGAGGTAGGGGGAGATGCACATGTGATCGCGAAGAACACGTTCCTACTGGACCCGGAGGACCCTCTCAGGTACGGTTTCCTCTTAAGGTGA
- a CDS encoding amidohydrolase, with amino-acid sequence MRDYVSSVIEFIEERREVFSDIAMRIWEYAELGLMEFRSSELLSNTLEASGFSVVRGVADMPTAFVASWGRGKPIVGIMGEYDALPGLSQKPVPWREPLVEGAPGHGCGHNIHGASGLAAALAVKEAMEELGVGGTVRFYGTPAEENFSGKVFMVREGLFDDVDAVISHHPADMNAATLLSSLAVISCRFHFYGQASHAAASPEEGRSALDGVELMNVGVNYLREHLIQEARIHYVVERGGEQPNVVPEYARSWYYVRAPEVDQLERIYGRVLDVARGAALMSGTRVEVEVMDAMYNVVPNKPIASRIVENMRLIGVPELSEEERSFAEEIAKTIPREVKENELRKSRRPGWERLLDKLMDDEVPDPWGEGEYAMGSTDVGDVSWKAPSVEFNTAAWVLGTPAHSWQSTAQSGSPLAKRSLLFAAKVMGLTVLDLLTDDDLLSRAKEDHLSRLRGRNYRPLVPSELKPQVEFWKRR; translated from the coding sequence TTGAGGGATTACGTTAGCTCAGTTATCGAATTCATTGAGGAGAGGAGGGAAGTCTTCTCAGATATAGCTATGAGGATATGGGAGTACGCTGAGCTCGGGTTGATGGAGTTCAGGTCATCAGAGCTCCTCTCGAATACCTTAGAGGCTAGCGGCTTCTCGGTGGTTAGAGGGGTAGCTGACATGCCGACGGCTTTCGTGGCGAGCTGGGGGAGGGGTAAGCCAATCGTAGGGATAATGGGGGAGTACGACGCCTTACCTGGCCTATCACAGAAGCCGGTACCTTGGAGGGAGCCCCTAGTTGAGGGAGCGCCCGGCCATGGGTGCGGGCACAACATACACGGTGCCTCAGGCTTAGCAGCAGCACTAGCTGTGAAGGAGGCGATGGAGGAGCTGGGCGTAGGTGGCACGGTCAGATTCTACGGAACTCCAGCTGAGGAGAACTTCAGCGGCAAGGTCTTCATGGTTAGGGAAGGACTGTTCGATGATGTGGATGCCGTTATCTCGCACCATCCCGCTGATATGAATGCCGCCACTCTTCTGAGCAGTCTAGCGGTGATATCATGCAGGTTCCACTTCTACGGGCAGGCATCGCATGCCGCAGCCTCCCCTGAGGAGGGGAGGAGCGCTCTGGATGGCGTTGAGCTAATGAACGTGGGCGTGAACTACCTGAGGGAGCACTTGATTCAGGAGGCCAGGATCCATTACGTGGTCGAGAGGGGAGGGGAGCAGCCCAACGTGGTGCCTGAGTACGCCAGGAGCTGGTACTACGTGAGGGCACCTGAGGTGGATCAGCTGGAGAGGATATACGGCAGGGTTTTGGACGTAGCGAGGGGAGCAGCCCTCATGAGCGGTACCAGGGTCGAGGTGGAGGTGATGGACGCCATGTACAACGTGGTCCCGAACAAGCCCATAGCGTCGAGGATAGTCGAGAACATGAGGCTCATTGGTGTTCCGGAGCTCAGTGAGGAGGAGAGGAGCTTCGCTGAGGAGATAGCTAAGACCATTCCCAGGGAGGTAAAGGAGAATGAACTGAGGAAATCTAGGAGGCCGGGATGGGAGAGGCTATTGGACAAACTGATGGATGACGAGGTCCCGGACCCATGGGGGGAGGGTGAGTACGCGATGGGCTCCACTGACGTGGGGGATGTCAGCTGGAAAGCCCCGTCAGTGGAGTTCAACACAGCGGCTTGGGTCTTAGGCACTCCAGCTCACTCCTGGCAGAGCACCGCTCAATCCGGATCCCCTCTAGCCAAAAGATCCCTTCTCTTCGCTGCTAAGGTCATGGGCTTGACTGTGCTTGATCTCCTCACCGATGACGATCTTCTGAGTAGGGCTAAGGAAGATCACCTTTCGAGATTAAGGGGAAGGAACTACAGGCCACTCGTCCCTAGTGAGCTAAAACCCCAGGTGGAGTTCTGGAAAAGGAGATAA
- a CDS encoding ABC transporter substrate-binding protein — MSSRRGISTPVLALLLIIMLLIGVAIGYFIPRPGAAETVTVTAPGAAVTTTVTVGTALPSEVPFGVIVSRSGTWASSGLQSEVIAKIAESDINDFVKALGLNVKFKFYFEDDETNPSLTLQRAQSLAAKGIKVIFGSLTSKQTKSLAEFANTQKVVVMSSASTAPRERVAPPGGYLFRITAESSTPDSKALLNVLKTLGIKYVVTITIDDTYNLAVRDAFVKLAPDYGVTVLLNAVYPPDMKDFSALLDQMEAAAKPYVDKGEKVAVFDNGWQEDLTLLLTQANARKSFLLNLQWITPDTIYPADVVLKNAADLASKVRVVCVQFTAPDTPLKRRIVEAVKKEIGMEPDIWALQAYDAAWVLALSTLLAGKYDADAIKAAIPYVAKMYWGVSGNTELNEKNDRKSQSEEIWAVIDGKMTLVGMYDPISDSITWYRTLGS, encoded by the coding sequence ATGTCCTCAAGGAGAGGTATATCTACGCCTGTTCTAGCCCTTCTCCTCATCATCATGCTCCTGATCGGTGTTGCCATAGGCTACTTCATCCCCAGGCCAGGGGCCGCTGAGACAGTGACCGTAACCGCTCCGGGAGCCGCCGTTACTACCACTGTCACAGTAGGGACGGCCTTACCGTCTGAGGTACCTTTCGGGGTGATAGTGTCGAGGAGCGGCACTTGGGCATCATCGGGCCTTCAATCAGAGGTGATAGCTAAGATCGCTGAGAGCGATATAAACGATTTCGTTAAGGCTCTAGGTTTGAACGTCAAATTCAAGTTCTACTTCGAGGACGATGAGACTAACCCGAGCTTGACCCTGCAGAGAGCACAGTCGTTAGCTGCCAAGGGAATCAAAGTCATATTCGGAAGTCTCACAAGCAAGCAGACCAAGAGCCTCGCTGAATTCGCTAACACACAGAAGGTGGTAGTGATGAGCTCTGCCTCCACAGCTCCTAGGGAGAGGGTAGCCCCGCCAGGTGGTTACCTATTCAGGATAACAGCGGAGTCATCAACACCCGACTCGAAGGCATTGCTGAATGTCCTCAAGACGCTAGGCATAAAGTATGTCGTTACGATAACTATAGATGACACCTATAACCTAGCCGTAAGGGACGCGTTCGTGAAGCTAGCTCCCGACTATGGTGTCACTGTGCTGCTCAATGCCGTGTATCCACCTGACATGAAGGATTTCTCAGCCCTCTTAGATCAAATGGAGGCTGCAGCTAAGCCTTATGTCGATAAGGGCGAGAAGGTGGCTGTTTTCGACAACGGATGGCAGGAGGACCTAACTCTCCTCCTGACTCAAGCTAATGCTAGGAAGAGCTTCCTGCTGAACCTCCAGTGGATAACTCCTGATACAATATATCCTGCTGACGTCGTGTTGAAGAACGCAGCTGATCTAGCCTCTAAGGTCAGGGTCGTATGCGTCCAATTCACCGCTCCGGACACTCCGCTGAAGAGGAGGATAGTTGAGGCTGTGAAGAAGGAGATAGGAATGGAGCCCGACATATGGGCATTACAAGCTTATGATGCTGCTTGGGTGCTAGCCTTATCCACGCTTCTAGCTGGTAAATACGACGCTGATGCGATAAAGGCGGCCATACCCTACGTAGCGAAGATGTACTGGGGTGTCAGCGGAAACACCGAGTTGAACGAGAAGAACGATAGGAAGTCACAGAGCGAGGAGATATGGGCAGTGATAGATGGGAAGATGACACTAGTAGGTATGTACGACCCGATCTCAGACAGCATAACTTGGTACCGTACCCTAGGATCCTAA
- a CDS encoding ABC transporter ATP-binding protein translates to MLSVEGLNSGYGKLHVLYDVSLECGRKEIVSVIGPNGAGKTTLLNSIFGIADIYSGRVKLDGEDISGLPPHSIARKGVAYVLQMINIFSELSVEENLRISMTFSKTGEDVLDYVYELFPILKERRKQRAGTLSGGERQMLAISIGLVRSPKLLLLDEPTAGLMPLYVNLIMKKIGEIRDQRDLSIILVEQNVQKALEVADKVYVLVSGQVVFKGLPSELVSEREIMRLYLGVGD, encoded by the coding sequence ATGCTATCCGTAGAGGGATTGAACTCCGGCTATGGGAAGCTGCATGTGCTTTACGACGTTTCACTTGAGTGTGGGAGGAAGGAGATCGTCTCGGTGATAGGCCCTAACGGGGCTGGGAAGACCACTTTATTGAACAGCATCTTCGGCATAGCGGACATCTACTCGGGTAGAGTTAAGCTGGATGGTGAGGACATATCAGGGCTCCCCCCGCATAGCATAGCGAGGAAGGGAGTTGCTTATGTCCTTCAGATGATAAACATATTCTCAGAGCTATCGGTTGAGGAGAACCTGAGGATCTCGATGACCTTCTCTAAGACAGGAGAAGATGTCCTTGACTACGTATATGAACTCTTTCCGATCCTTAAGGAGAGAAGGAAGCAGAGAGCCGGTACTCTGAGCGGAGGAGAGCGTCAGATGCTCGCGATAAGCATAGGACTCGTGAGGAGCCCGAAGCTGCTGCTACTGGACGAGCCCACCGCGGGCCTGATGCCCCTCTACGTTAACCTGATAATGAAGAAAATAGGTGAGATAAGGGATCAAAGGGATCTGAGCATTATCTTGGTTGAACAAAATGTCCAGAAAGCTCTTGAAGTTGCTGATAAGGTATACGTATTGGTCAGCGGTCAGGTTGTTTTCAAGGGTCTCCCCTCTGAGCTGGTGAGCGAGAGGGAGATAATGAGGCTCTACTTAGGGGTGGGTGATTGA
- a CDS encoding class I SAM-dependent methyltransferase, producing the protein MRRRGLGPEEWNRVIEALERTVRKYELVNRVISLGYSGRMRKRLAEMALLEDGIVVLDAGCGPGLMSELLLSRLRRAKLYCLDPLPSMLKAAFDRLKFLKGDFSLNFIEGTFERIPLPSGSVDLLVASYSLRDARDFYGALEEFRRVLRVGGQLLVLEVTKPDNELLARLGGAYLKYIAPLISAPIYGSLKTPWKELYPTYERMMTSSEFIEEIGDYFEVIEVRRGLFGIFTALKAIRF; encoded by the coding sequence ATGAGGAGGAGGGGCTTAGGGCCTGAAGAATGGAATAGGGTAATAGAGGCCCTAGAGAGGACAGTGAGGAAGTACGAACTTGTCAACAGGGTAATATCGCTGGGATACAGTGGGAGGATGAGGAAGAGGCTAGCTGAAATGGCTCTACTGGAGGATGGAATCGTGGTGCTCGATGCAGGGTGCGGCCCCGGACTCATGTCAGAGCTCCTCCTATCGAGGCTCAGGAGGGCTAAGCTCTACTGCCTAGATCCACTCCCATCGATGCTGAAAGCCGCTTTCGATAGGTTGAAGTTCCTGAAGGGGGACTTCTCCCTGAACTTCATCGAAGGCACTTTCGAGCGGATACCCCTGCCCAGCGGCTCCGTAGACCTATTAGTGGCATCCTACTCCTTGAGGGATGCTAGGGACTTCTACGGGGCTCTTGAGGAGTTCAGGAGGGTCCTGAGGGTAGGGGGACAGCTCCTAGTGCTAGAGGTCACTAAACCGGATAACGAGCTGCTGGCGAGACTCGGAGGAGCTTACCTGAAGTACATAGCCCCCCTCATCTCAGCACCCATATACGGGAGCTTAAAGACGCCCTGGAAGGAGCTCTACCCAACTTACGAGAGGATGATGACATCCTCTGAGTTTATTGAGGAAATAGGAGACTACTTCGAGGTTATTGAGGTTAGGAGAGGGCTCTTCGGTATCTTCACAGCTCTAAAAGCTATAAGGTTTTAG
- a CDS encoding branched-chain amino acid ABC transporter permease, whose translation MEQLLEQIILFVTSFIAVYSVYLISTVSLNIQRGFAGIPQFGLIFSTAGAAYVIGNLSPRIALWVLGIKTDLDPITESSGVLALINPQLNSQPLLSIGLFILFLLIGAIVGAILGLIQVAPAIRLRIDYLAITLLAFGEIANVIARAYKPLIGGEYGVQVPSLFGWAGKNTMTVMTLSMLLIALLVYAYAEYLGSTPIGRTMKAIRDNEVAAAALGKSLVKYRAIAIVIGSAFCGMAGVLWAFFNGSVMPGQFVRFNWTFLPWLMLLLGGIGNNRGALLGATVFVILDRFITYYKHELVGVLPFDVIWLYQILLGLITAIILIYRPQGLLPERPRIPKDVRERFRRAQATS comes from the coding sequence ATGGAGCAGTTATTGGAGCAAATAATCCTTTTCGTCACCAGCTTCATCGCAGTGTACTCAGTTTACCTCATATCCACGGTGAGCTTGAACATCCAGAGGGGTTTCGCCGGTATCCCGCAATTCGGCCTGATATTCTCAACGGCGGGGGCCGCCTACGTGATAGGCAACCTTTCGCCCAGAATCGCCCTCTGGGTGCTCGGGATAAAGACGGATTTGGATCCTATAACTGAGAGCTCCGGTGTCTTAGCTTTGATAAATCCTCAACTGAACTCACAGCCCCTTCTCTCGATCGGGCTCTTCATACTCTTCTTGCTGATAGGGGCTATCGTCGGCGCCATTCTGGGTCTGATACAGGTAGCGCCAGCCATAAGGTTGAGGATCGATTACCTAGCCATAACGCTGCTAGCCTTTGGTGAGATCGCTAACGTGATTGCTAGGGCGTATAAACCACTGATAGGAGGGGAATACGGTGTTCAAGTGCCTTCCCTATTCGGGTGGGCTGGCAAGAACACTATGACCGTCATGACGCTCTCGATGTTACTGATAGCGCTCCTCGTTTACGCCTACGCCGAGTACCTGGGCAGCACCCCGATAGGGAGGACGATGAAGGCGATAAGGGATAATGAGGTCGCGGCCGCTGCGCTAGGGAAGAGTCTGGTCAAGTACAGGGCCATAGCCATAGTTATAGGATCCGCTTTCTGCGGTATGGCCGGTGTTCTATGGGCCTTCTTCAACGGTAGTGTGATGCCAGGACAGTTCGTCAGGTTCAACTGGACCTTCCTACCGTGGCTCATGCTTCTACTAGGGGGCATCGGCAACAACAGGGGGGCTCTCCTGGGCGCTACAGTGTTCGTCATACTCGATAGGTTCATAACGTACTACAAGCATGAGCTCGTCGGCGTACTACCTTTCGACGTCATATGGCTCTATCAAATCCTACTGGGACTCATAACGGCTATAATACTCATCTATAGGCCCCAGGGACTCCTTCCGGAGAGGCCTCGCATACCCAAGGATGTCAGGGAGAGGTTCAGGAGAGCTCAGGCGACGAGTTAA
- a CDS encoding sulfide-dependent adenosine diphosphate thiazole synthase, with product MEPLEVRIARAIWKSTSEDWLNIVDSDAIVVGAGPSGLTAAKYLAQSGLRTVVLERRLSFGGGMGGGGMQLHRIVVDERATPILDDFKVKYTYLAEFGLYALDSAELMAKLAAGAIDSGAKVLHGLTVEDLIVRENPFRVEGVVVQWSSVLLADLHVDPLFIRSRAVIDATGHDAEVLRMVERKNPGAGIRVLGERSAHSEVSEKTVVEMTGKVLEGLYAAGMAVASLRGLYRMGPIFSAMLLSGRKVAEEVIRDLSIS from the coding sequence ATGGAGCCGCTCGAGGTCAGGATAGCGAGGGCCATATGGAAATCCACATCTGAGGACTGGCTGAACATAGTGGACTCTGATGCCATAGTAGTGGGCGCAGGTCCCTCAGGTCTGACGGCGGCGAAGTACCTAGCTCAATCGGGATTGAGGACGGTGGTACTGGAGAGGAGGCTGAGCTTCGGGGGAGGTATGGGGGGTGGAGGGATGCAGCTCCACAGGATAGTTGTGGATGAGAGAGCCACGCCCATACTGGATGACTTCAAGGTGAAGTACACTTACTTAGCTGAGTTCGGTCTGTACGCCCTGGATTCAGCCGAGCTCATGGCTAAGCTAGCCGCAGGAGCCATCGATTCGGGAGCTAAGGTACTGCACGGCCTGACCGTGGAGGACCTCATCGTCAGAGAGAATCCGTTCAGAGTGGAGGGCGTCGTCGTTCAGTGGAGCTCAGTCCTACTAGCCGACCTGCACGTGGACCCTCTCTTCATACGCTCTAGGGCTGTTATCGACGCTACTGGGCACGATGCGGAGGTCCTCAGGATGGTCGAGAGGAAGAACCCGGGAGCCGGGATCAGGGTCCTCGGGGAGAGGTCCGCTCACTCTGAGGTGAGCGAGAAAACCGTAGTCGAGATGACGGGTAAGGTGCTAGAGGGACTCTACGCAGCAGGCATGGCAGTGGCTTCGCTGAGGGGGCTCTACAGGATGGGTCCCATCTTCAGCGCGATGCTCCTCTCGGGGAGGAAGGTAGCTGAGGAGGTAATCAGGGACCTGAGCATCAGCTGA
- a CDS encoding ABC transporter ATP-binding protein, which translates to MMLRTDKLVKRFGGLTAVNEVSIEVKNGSITLLIGPNGCGKTTFVNTVSGYYKPDGGRVFFSGEEITGLPLHKTYEKGLVRTFQIPSPFLQLSVLENLLIAARNHPGESFSRHLVRSSWMKDERDFIDRAFQIMGVLGLEGYWDKEPASLDAGALKLIEIGRALMSDAKMVILDEPIAGVNPKLAHSIFSHIVKLRDEMKLTFLIIEHRLDIALKYVDFVYAMHQGRVIASGTPDEIARNEQVRMVYVGG; encoded by the coding sequence ATGATGCTAAGAACGGATAAACTTGTGAAAAGATTCGGCGGTTTAACAGCTGTGAATGAGGTGAGCATAGAAGTGAAGAACGGATCCATAACGCTCCTAATTGGACCTAACGGTTGCGGGAAGACCACCTTCGTTAACACTGTGAGCGGTTACTACAAGCCCGATGGGGGCAGGGTGTTCTTCAGTGGTGAGGAGATAACGGGCTTACCGCTGCATAAGACCTATGAGAAGGGTTTGGTTAGGACCTTTCAGATACCTTCCCCCTTCCTACAATTATCAGTACTTGAAAACCTGCTTATAGCGGCTAGAAACCATCCCGGTGAATCCTTCTCAAGGCACCTAGTCAGATCCTCCTGGATGAAGGATGAGAGGGACTTCATAGATAGGGCCTTCCAAATAATGGGGGTCCTCGGTCTCGAGGGTTATTGGGATAAGGAGCCAGCATCGCTAGATGCAGGAGCTCTTAAGCTCATAGAGATCGGTAGGGCCCTGATGTCAGACGCCAAGATGGTGATCCTAGACGAACCGATAGCGGGTGTGAACCCAAAGTTGGCTCACAGCATCTTCTCCCATATAGTAAAGCTGAGGGATGAGATGAAGCTGACCTTCCTCATAATAGAGCATAGACTAGACATTGCGCTCAAGTACGTCGACTTCGTGTACGCGATGCATCAAGGGAGAGTAATTGCCAGTGGGACCCCCGATGAGATCGCCAGGAACGAGCAGGTCAGGATGGTTTACGTGGGTGGTTGA
- a CDS encoding branched-chain amino acid ABC transporter permease — translation MQAAISPATLISALVWSSILSLTAIGITLLYRTTRVPNFAHASFVTTGIYASTIVWVFGFHPYLGIPVGFVLGGLEAVLLFYAILEPLRRRKASIFLLMIATLSFDILMYGVLNVLADTLQFEFKILSRNIYFVPMDFNIGGIQGVVLISFATFLATFISLQLLLYRTNLGVALRACMENPALAQTLGVNVSRMLLLSWFIAGATAGVAGALMPFYQMCNVFTGTYYLAEMFCASIMGGLDYLIGAPIGSFILGFAKILLLSFLASVIGPDIINYMMIIPLGVMVIVLATLPTGIASLIMRR, via the coding sequence ATGCAGGCTGCGATATCTCCAGCTACACTCATATCCGCTTTAGTTTGGTCCTCCATCCTGTCGCTCACCGCAATAGGTATAACCCTACTCTACAGGACCACCAGGGTCCCTAACTTCGCTCACGCATCGTTCGTCACCACTGGGATATACGCCTCCACGATAGTTTGGGTCTTCGGGTTCCATCCTTACCTTGGGATCCCAGTAGGATTTGTACTAGGAGGTTTAGAGGCCGTCTTGTTATTCTATGCAATTCTAGAACCGCTTAGGAGAAGAAAAGCGTCTATATTCCTCCTGATGATAGCTACTCTCTCGTTCGACATCCTGATGTACGGGGTCCTCAACGTCCTCGCCGATACTCTGCAATTCGAGTTCAAGATACTCTCGAGGAACATCTACTTCGTCCCGATGGACTTCAACATCGGTGGAATTCAGGGGGTGGTCCTGATCTCCTTCGCTACGTTCTTAGCGACCTTCATATCGCTCCAGTTGCTCCTCTACAGGACTAACTTAGGTGTCGCTTTGAGGGCATGCATGGAGAACCCCGCTTTAGCTCAGACACTGGGGGTCAATGTCTCCAGAATGCTCCTGCTCTCCTGGTTCATAGCGGGCGCTACTGCGGGAGTGGCCGGTGCGCTGATGCCCTTCTACCAGATGTGCAACGTCTTCACGGGCACGTACTACTTAGCGGAGATGTTCTGCGCTAGTATAATGGGAGGGCTGGATTACCTAATCGGAGCACCCATCGGTAGTTTCATATTGGGATTCGCTAAGATACTTCTCCTCTCGTTCTTAGCCTCAGTGATAGGTCCAGATATAATCAATTACATGATGATAATACCTCTAGGCGTCATGGTCATAGTGCTAGCGACTCTGCCGACGGGGATAGCCTCCCTGATCATGAGGAGATGA